From Acidianus brierleyi:
ATATACGTAATATCATTAGCCGAATCTCTAATTAAGTCCTCACTATCCTCTAGCCTATCTACTATATCTTTCATAAGCATTACATATATTAGATCTTCATATTTTCTTTCAAATAATTTTAATTCAACATTTCGATACAAATCATCAACTTCTTCTTCTAGTTTTAGAATATTTCTTGCACTATCTATAGATTTTTTTGCATCAGTAGATAGGCTCTTTATACTTTCAATTAAATGTGTTAATGAAGCCAATATTTTTTCTGAAATTATAATAATTAGCTTATATGTAAGATTGTCAATTTCAGTATTTCGAGTCCTCAATACACTTAATCTATAAGCTCCCGCGTCAAGATTTTGAGATATCTTCTCTAGCCTATCTAGTATGTTAATATATAAATCCTTATCATCTAATCCTTCTTTAATTTTTATAATATATTCACCTAGTAAGTATTTTTCATTTTCTACACTATTTTTTATTCCGTCTATTTTGGCATATAATTGCATAGGATTCTGACTTTTTACAGTTAAGAACTCATAAAACGCGCGTATTTCATCAATTAATTTTAGACTTATCTGCTGTAATTTTTCCTCTAATGTTAAATGAGCTATACTCATTAATAGACAACAGTAGTTATTGCTTAAAAACTAAGCTTTGAGAGCGAGGCTATGGCACCATCTAGTTGTTCTATATCACTTTGAATATCAAGATCATATCCAGATTTTTTAACTAGTTCGTTTAAACTTCTAAGTAAATCTTTTTCGTCTTTTAACCCGATTAGTTGAAGATAGCTTACTATTCCAATACTTTCCTCTTTAATATTTGGATCTTTAACTTCGGATATATTTTGAAGAATTATAGAAGTTCCTTCTAGGATATTTTTCCTAACCCTTCTTATTCTTCTTACTATTCTTACTGCTCTATTATAATCTGGTTCTGCTATAGCTATCATATTTTCTAGCTCCTCTAGATATTGTGAATGATCTTCAATAAATTCTTCAAAATCTTTTAATACTTTGAGTATTTTTAGTTCTCCTTCATTCATTGAATTACCCTTAATGTCACAGTACTATTGTCTTCGAGGCCTAATTTTATCATATCTTCAGGATTAGCCCATACTTCTATTTCTTGCAATCCGTCTTGAGGAATCGTTTGAAATTCCATTCTTTTTCCTTTTACAGAGATTTCTGCTTTACTCTTTATCTTCATCTCGTTATAGAGTTTTATTGAAATTATTATTGTTCCTTTTTCTACTTCTGGTTTTTTCTTTATCTTTACTCTTTTTTCTCTAATTGTGGCTCTTTCTCCACTTTTTAACGCAGACGCCGGAGGAATTACATTTACTAATGATTTTATATCTACTTTCTTTTCATTATCTTCGTCTTGTTTACTCATTTTCTTCACCTAACTTATTAAATTGCTCTCCACTAAATAACTTCTCTAATGAAGTAGTTAATTTATCTTCCTTAACCCTTATTTGAGACCAGCTATCTCTTTCTCTTATCGTTACACTATTATCTTCAAGAGTTTGGGGATCTATAGTTATAGCATAAGGTACTCCTATTTCATCTACTCTAGCATACCTTTTTCCTATACTTCCTGAATCATCATATATTACATCAAACTTATCTTTCAAAATGTCATAAATTTCTCTTGCTTTTTTTATAAGATTTTCTCTATCTAGTAAAGGGAATACTGCAACTTCATAAGGCGCGATAGACTTAGGTAAAGATAATATTACTCTATCTTTTTTCTCAGTATAGGCATTAGCTATTGATAAGAACAAGCATCTTTCTACTCCAAATGACGGCTCAACCACATGAGGGAAGAACTTTTTACCAGTTTCCTTTTCTTCTCTCTCACTTACCGTTATGAATTCAGAAATCTTTTTGCCATCTATAGAATATCCACTATTTATCATTTCTTCTATTTCTTCTACAGTATGTGACATTACATTCTTCATGAATTCTTTAGTGAAATTTGATCCTTCCTTATTTAACTTATCCTTATTTATGATTGTAATTTTTTTCTTAACGATTCTAGGAGAGTCGTATTTCTTGAATATTGTTAAATCTTCTCCACTTACCTTTGAATGTCTACTTAGATCATAATCTCCTCTATAGGCATGTCCAGATATCTCTACTTTTTCTCCTTTAACGACAACAATCTGATCAAAAGTTTGCTTAGAATAGTGAGCTCGTTCTTGTGGTAATTTTTCCTCAAAATAGGTATTTTGTATTCCTAGATAGTTCACAAATCTATTTGCTGTAGCCATCCAAAATCCCATCCATGGATTTAAAATTATTTTTTCAGATATAAG
This genomic window contains:
- a CDS encoding DUF47 family protein, encoding MSIAHLTLEEKLQQISLKLIDEIRAFYEFLTVKSQNPMQLYAKIDGIKNSVENEKYLLGEYIIKIKEGLDDKDLYINILDRLEKISQNLDAGAYRLSVLRTRNTEIDNLTYKLIIIISEKILASLTHLIESIKSLSTDAKKSIDSARNILKLEEEVDDLYRNVELKLFERKYEDLIYVMLMKDIVDRLEDSEDLIRDSANDITYIAFGRI
- a CDS encoding glycine--tRNA ligase, which translates into the protein MSEVDKVIELAKRRGIFWPSYEIYGGVAGLYDLGPVGVRIRNKILNIWRKFFIENNKEFVVEIETPIITPAKVLEASGHVQNFTDPIVECTKCHKIFRADHLIEEQIKINAERFSVSELNEIIKDKNIKCPVCGGDLGEVRLFNLLFSTNIGPYSGNTGFLRPETAQGMFTAFKRVYGTTRERLPLGIAQVGKVARNEISPRQGLIRMREFTIMEIEFFFDPEDLEVPLDKFEDDSINVLLGSEKIKGQENPVQYKLKELISEKIILNPWMGFWMATANRFVNYLGIQNTYFEEKLPQERAHYSKQTFDQIVVVKGEKVEISGHAYRGDYDLSRHSKVSGEDLTIFKKYDSPRIVKKKITIINKDKLNKEGSNFTKEFMKNVMSHTVEEIEEMINSGYSIDGKKISEFITVSEREEKETGKKFFPHVVEPSFGVERCLFLSIANAYTEKKDRVILSLPKSIAPYEVAVFPLLDRENLIKKAREIYDILKDKFDVIYDDSGSIGKRYARVDEIGVPYAITIDPQTLEDNSVTIRERDSWSQIRVKEDKLTTSLEKLFSGEQFNKLGEENE